A single window of Lacerta agilis isolate rLacAgi1 chromosome 12, rLacAgi1.pri, whole genome shotgun sequence DNA harbors:
- the DBF4 gene encoding protein DBF4 homolog A, whose translation MKPSGLKSSSKGQLPCDMQGKTERSKPPLKNVKKDSTKSDKLKCKPLTGKVFYLDIPSNVLSEKIAKDLKELGGKVEGFLSKDISYLISNKKEAKFAQTLGQISPVPSPDSVYNGGNSSPHPSSRRDRHDGSSFKLVDTVRMSRGKSLVEKAIKEQELIPSGSILSNALSWGVKILHVDDIKKYIDQKKKDISLIKKSSTEIKYAEKESIDQKTKNKLKNPFLKVEDRRRRYRPFYLQLSSFPVVNYSNPKPYSPFETEKKNIIAHKQIENKQRNPANNDRGKSPVQLPAKHKKRKGYCECCLKKYDDLQIHVESEQHQNFAQSSHYQVVDDIISKFSCNFVELSTPKIKRRKCSVGQFAPLMGTKTEELKERLKRQDSSLRWYSRKSITTQVLNEGSQHLEIYPKSAHKNSTSESSCSVYSYHTICSSEASRKVSGNTESGKMPKASNLSEIALSTNLVHLPPQKESKQCMKNLPEIYEHYEPISRQNLQGLSTNLNSLHARIPGSDFSERQNISKPKRKLNHTVLLPAKCLKKVDTRSAIDLRVESNCFPRELTVLLEPEKPLISPPSNKEPNELTDINIQSSPIKLSRKVMHSIGKNKNGNQKQKMELCLHQTDELPVPEETKNVQSSSTQALLQLFQTSEANSDFGGFSSIQENKGSNLMKDTWEDQHTDALWSLFSTSASSSPFIGF comes from the exons ATGAAACCAAGTGGTTTgaagagcagcagcaaaggaCAGCTCCCCT gtgatatgcaaggaaaaacagaaagaagcaaACCTCCCCTGAAAAATGTGAAGAAAGATTCCACAAAATCAGATAAACTAAAATGCAAACCACTTACTGGGAAGGTGTTTTACCTTGATATTCCATCCAATGTCCTCTCTGAGAAAATAGCAAAAGATCTTAAAGAATTGGGAGGG aaAGTGGAAGGATTCCTGAGCAAAGATATTAGTTATTTGATCTCtaataaaaaggaagcaaaattcGCTCAAACTCTTGGACAGATATCTCCAGTCCCGAGCCCAGACTCTGTATATAATGGTGGAAACAGTTCGCCTCATCCAAGCAGCAGAAGAGACAGGCATGATGGAAGTTCATTCAAGCTAGTGGACACA GTACGCATGAGTAGAGGAAAATCTTTAGTtgaaaaagcaataaaagagCAG GAATTAATTCCCTCTGGTAGTATTTTGTCCAATGCCTTGAGTTGGGGAGTGAAAATACTTCATGTTGATG ATATTAAGAAGTATATTGATCAGAAGAAAAAAGATATCTCTCTGATCAAGAAATCAAGCACCGAAATCAAATATGCG GAAAAAGAGTCAATTGATCAGAAAACGAAAA ATAAACTGAAAAATCCTTTTCTGAAGGTAGAAGACAGAAGACG ACGCTACAGACCCTTTTACTTGCAACTGTCCAGCTTTCCTGTTGTCAACTATTCCAATCCAAAACCTTACAGTCCATttgaaacagaaaagaagaatATAATTGCTCATAAGCAAATTGAGAATAAACAAAG AAATCCAGCAAATAACGACAGAGGGAAGAGCCCAGTTCAGCTTCCTGCAAAacataaaaagagaaaagggtACTGTGAATGTTGTCTCAAGAAGTATGATGACCTTCAAATA CATGTTGAAAGTGAACAACACCAGAACTTTGCTCAGAGTTCTCACTATCAAGTTGTGGATGACATTATTTCCAAGTTTTCTTGTAACTTTGTAGAGTTGAGTACACCAAAAATTAAAAG GCGGAAGTGTAGTGTTGGACAATTTGCTCCTCTCATGGGAACAAAAACAGAAGAGCTGAAAGAGCGGTTGAAGAGGCAAGACAGTTCACTGAGGTGGTATTCTAGGAAAAGCATTACAACACAGGTGCTGAATGAAGGTTCTCAACACCTAGAAATATATCCTAAATCTGCACACAAAAATTCTACCTCTGAATCTTCATGTTCTGTTTATTCCTATCACACCATCTGTTCTTCAGAAGCATCAAGAAAAGTCAGTGGCAATACTGAAAGTGGTAAAATGCCCAAAGCTTCAAATTTATCAGAGATTGCTTTATCAACCAACTTGGTACATCTTCCTCCCCAGAAGGAAAGTAAACAATGCATGAAAAACTTGCCTGAAATTTATGAACACTATGAGCCTATTTCAAGACAGAATTTACAAGGATTATCAACAAATTTAAACTCACTACATGCTCGGATTCCAGGCTCTGATTTTAGTGAAAGGCAAAACATATCAAAGCCAAAACGAAAATTGAACCATACAGTTCTTCTGCCAGCAAAATGTCTGAAGAAGGTAGACACTCGTTCGGCAATTGACCTTAGGGTGGAGAGCAACTGTTTTCCGAGAGAACTCACGGTCCTTCTAGAGCCAGAAAAGCCATTGATTAGTCCTCCCTCAAACAAAGAGCCCAATGAGTTGACGGACATTAATATACAAAGCTCACCAATAAAACTCAGCAGAAAAGTCATGCATTCcataggaaaaaacaaaaacggaaATCAGAAACAAAAAATGGAGTTATGTTTACATCAGACTGATGAACTACCTGttccagaagaaacaaaaaatgtacaaagCTCATCAACACAAGCACTGTTGCAGTTATTTCAGACCAGCGAAGCAAATTCTGATTTTGGGGGTTTCTCAAGCATACAAGAGAACAAAGGTTCAAATTTAATGAAAGACACATGGGAAGACCAGCATACAGATGCTTTGTGGTCTTTGTTTTCTACCTCTGCCTCTTCGTCAccatttattggattttaa